The proteins below are encoded in one region of Aequorivita iocasae:
- a CDS encoding N-acetylmuramoyl-L-alanine amidase family protein, with amino-acid sequence MTQIKFLISIIFALELFGLPSPVLAQTNQTRKQIIVIDPGHGGTDSGAVGVNGSLEKDIVLKIAKEIVELNEITFKNHFEIYLTRYKDTLISLGDRTKLARTLKADLFLSLHCNYSDNPNARGVEVYVSKKQGKYSPESILLAYALQRDLKINLGFESRGVKFANFHVLRETVNELSAILLEMGFLSQEDENAFLKFKKNNSIMALLIIETIYKIRKQ; translated from the coding sequence ATGACTCAGATCAAGTTTTTAATTTCGATCATTTTTGCCTTAGAATTATTTGGATTGCCCAGCCCTGTTTTGGCACAAACAAACCAAACTAGAAAACAGATAATTGTAATTGATCCTGGCCATGGTGGAACGGATTCTGGGGCTGTGGGGGTTAATGGTAGTCTGGAAAAGGATATCGTCCTGAAAATCGCGAAGGAAATTGTTGAACTAAATGAGATCACTTTTAAAAACCACTTTGAAATTTATCTTACTCGATATAAGGACACGCTTATTTCGTTGGGAGACAGAACAAAGTTGGCAAGGACACTTAAAGCTGATTTATTTCTTTCACTCCATTGTAATTATTCGGACAACCCAAATGCCCGGGGTGTAGAAGTTTATGTGTCAAAGAAGCAAGGCAAATATTCTCCGGAATCAATATTACTGGCCTATGCACTTCAAAGGGATTTAAAGATTAATCTTGGATTTGAGAGTAGGGGAGTGAAATTTGCAAATTTTCATGTTTTGAGAGAGACGGTTAATGAACTTTCCGCTATCCTTTTGGAAATGGGTTTTCTTTCCCAAGAGGATGAAAATGCTTTCTTAAAATTTAAAAAAAATAATAGCATAATGGCCCTTTTGATAATTGAAACAATTTATAAAATTAGAAAACAATGA
- a CDS encoding exonuclease/endonuclease/phosphatase family protein — MKIATFNVQNLFHRDRSLLQKTRGKCVSDWIVEFDALLLKERCPSNTERLKELSFLLDFDKTYNNPYVVMRKKAGLLYLKGMNCSKELKSGELTDWNGWIKVQTLPIDPEATNHKAMVISEIDPDILVLQEVEDKMSLDEFNNFVLPKFDCEAFQDIILVPGSEGKGREQSLLLKNGYELESVKIHKLESSEYVKQKLLEYEIQSPKGEKINLLSAYFPENNLDKEKAFEIRKNQAYQTSMIYKMLQMQGKTNIVIAGTLNAPSYCNSLSPLLQETDLKDISKSKTFNVDIDEGKDATYYRMGAYRMGVNIKQKDYLLWSPTLFAKVNRSGLNRKGVWPEKRPNWRIYSSIRNKEQAASLHPGVWGEIIY, encoded by the coding sequence ATGAAAATAGCAACCTTTAACGTCCAAAACCTGTTCCATCGGGATCGAAGTCTGCTTCAGAAAACCAGAGGCAAATGTGTATCCGATTGGATAGTGGAGTTTGATGCTTTATTATTAAAAGAAAGGTGCCCCTCGAATACAGAACGGTTAAAGGAACTATCCTTTCTATTGGATTTTGACAAAACCTACAATAATCCATACGTGGTAATGCGAAAGAAGGCAGGATTGCTATATTTAAAAGGAATGAATTGTTCCAAAGAATTAAAATCAGGAGAATTGACGGACTGGAATGGATGGATAAAAGTACAGACGCTGCCCATTGATCCAGAAGCCACAAACCATAAAGCCATGGTTATTTCCGAAATAGATCCCGATATTTTGGTATTACAGGAAGTAGAGGATAAAATGTCATTGGATGAATTCAATAACTTTGTTTTACCAAAATTCGACTGTGAAGCGTTCCAAGACATTATATTGGTACCAGGATCAGAGGGTAAGGGTCGTGAGCAATCGTTGTTATTGAAAAACGGATATGAACTTGAATCCGTTAAAATCCATAAACTGGAATCCTCAGAGTATGTAAAACAGAAATTATTGGAGTATGAAATCCAGTCGCCAAAAGGGGAAAAAATTAATCTACTCTCGGCATATTTCCCTGAAAATAATCTTGATAAAGAAAAAGCTTTTGAAATACGAAAAAATCAAGCTTATCAAACCTCAATGATTTATAAAATGCTACAGATGCAAGGGAAAACAAATATTGTTATAGCGGGAACTTTGAATGCTCCCTCCTACTGCAATTCCTTATCGCCATTACTACAGGAAACGGACTTAAAGGACATCAGTAAAAGCAAAACATTCAATGTAGATATTGATGAAGGGAAGGACGCGACATATTATCGCATGGGCGCATACCGAATGGGGGTCAATATTAAGCAGAAGGATTATTTGTTGTGGTCCCCTACTCTTTTTGCCAAAGTAAATAGGAGTGGACTGAACCGGAAGGGGGTTTGGCCTGAGAAGCGGCCTAATTGGCGGATTTATTCTTCGATACGGAATAAGGAGCAGGCTGCTAGTTTGCATCCTGGGGTTTGGGGAGAGATAATCTATTAA
- a CDS encoding P-loop NTPase family protein yields the protein MVNPSKITEGDIEYSIGRFNGFEMFYDFPKILVYLEAKGKLLFGKHFKIFDEDKDIIYKLSNYFIQDKDKCEKAGLDPEKGILFSGPVGCGKTSLMKLLKFIVPLQRPYSVVPCRNIVFAFNHLGYKIIEDYGNGSFFCFDDLGVEPMGRHYGQDCNVMGEILLSRYELFLKSKLKTHTTTNLNAEELEERYGSRVRSRMREMFNLIAFDESARDKRK from the coding sequence ATGGTCAACCCCTCTAAAATAACCGAAGGTGACATAGAATATTCCATTGGAAGGTTCAATGGTTTTGAGATGTTCTATGATTTTCCAAAGATTCTGGTCTATTTGGAAGCGAAGGGAAAATTGTTGTTTGGGAAGCATTTTAAAATCTTTGATGAGGATAAGGACATCATTTATAAACTTAGTAATTACTTCATCCAGGACAAAGATAAATGCGAAAAAGCAGGATTGGACCCGGAAAAAGGAATTTTATTTTCAGGTCCCGTGGGCTGCGGTAAAACTTCCCTGATGAAATTATTAAAATTCATAGTACCCTTACAACGCCCCTATTCCGTGGTTCCGTGTAGAAATATTGTCTTTGCCTTTAACCATTTGGGCTATAAAATCATTGAGGACTATGGAAATGGCAGTTTCTTCTGTTTTGATGATCTGGGCGTGGAGCCGATGGGGCGGCATTATGGTCAGGACTGCAATGTAATGGGAGAAATTCTGCTTTCGCGTTATGAGCTTTTTTTGAAGAGCAAACTGAAAACCCATACGACAACCAATCTTAATGCGGAGGAGTTGGAGGAACGCTATGGCAGTCGGGTACGAAGTAGGATGCGGGAAATGTTTAACCTCATTGCCTTCGATGAAAGTGCTAGGGATAAAAGAAAATAA